From Erigeron canadensis isolate Cc75 chromosome 8, C_canadensis_v1, whole genome shotgun sequence, one genomic window encodes:
- the LOC122579235 gene encoding protein POOR HOMOLOGOUS SYNAPSIS 1, with product MTTESQNLSIVTTTSAIGEHWEVQYGRYFNRPSPHSSSPLHPSLVPLRKGEKGTWISSFSSLAHLNLLTADYHSHSFRSVILTVTLLGNVIEEHYISKLHFTWPQVSCMSGYPPRGSKVVFMSYKDQDGQNQKFVVRFFSIDETERFINLMKEMFGHDTIDGSMSGISKSKTSYQSEFIPRSIQDWDPITSSANYSQDAYRPIQDWSPSMSSVDTYIQPMHQSENHNASESSNSLGTTLSQDVQKLSAFPPSFTSLLMNCYPVTEHATQPTFPEEVTLKNEIMKYLNDSSFQDMLSKVQKVVSEFEDDLLMM from the exons ATGACGACGGAATCTCAAAACCTATCGATCGTAACAACCACTAGCGCAATCGGAGAGCATTGGGAGGTTCAATACGGTCGTTACTTCAACCGTCCATCGCCTCACTCATCTTCGCCTCTTCATCCGTCTCTCGTTCCGCTGCGTAAAGGCGAAAAAGGCACCTGGATTTCATCCTTCTCTTCACTCGCTCATCTCAATTTACTCACAGCTGATTATCACTCCCATTCTTTCCGATCTGTTATTCTCACAGTTACTCTTCTCGGCAACGTCATC GAAGAGCATTACATTTCAAAGCTACATTTCACATGGCCTCAGGTCTCATGCATGTCTGGATACCCACCCAGGGGCAGCAAAGTTGTATTCATGAGTTACAAAGATCAAGATGGCCAG AACCAAAAGTTTGTTGTGAGATTTTTCTCAATTGATGAGACTGAGAGATTTATAAATTTGATGAAG GAAATGTTTGGTCATGATACAATTGATGGGTCGATGTCTGGTATCTCTAAATCCAAAACATCATATCAATCTGAGTTCATCCCTCG ATCAATACAGGACTGGGACCCGATAACATCTTCTGCCAACTATTCTCAAGACGCGTATAG ACCAATACAGGACTGGAGTCCATCCATGTCTTCTGTCGACACTTATATCCAACCAATGCACCAAAGCGAAAACCATAATGCCAGTGAAAGCTCAAATTCCTTGGGGACCACACTTAGTCAAGATGTTCAAAAGCTGTCAGCATTTCCTCCTAGTTTCACATCATTACTCATGAACTGCTACCCTGTGACTGAACATG CAACACAGCCAACTTTTCCAGAGGAAGTCACTCTCAAAAACGAGATCATG AAATATCTGAATGACTCTTCTTTCCAAG ATATGCTGAGCAAGGTACAAAAGGTTGTAAGTGAATTTGAAGACGATCTTCTGATGATGTAA
- the LOC122579234 gene encoding lysM domain receptor-like kinase 3, whose amino-acid sequence MASQNQVFLLLVFISSLVHMILALPPNQSNEIPFTCSKQSKPCNSILYQNNDLSASNISLLYSVDTSHIKTIGQGDHLITVPCSCQNVNNTVAYFYDTTYLIKLDDTFLEVSNQFYSGQAWEIGNEGRNFTADTNATMHLLCACTEADTQVMVTYTVEQHDTLSDIASRLSAEVDEIESVNNGLIKKAGFIEAGWVLFVPMYKNGAPSLKSKKASSGKDHKWAIVFGVLLAVVALLLCVSFILFMKRRRSQQHDNESVKAVSKTTSFRKSGPMHTRYLSKENIEGITGFDTERPLVYDLDEIAEATNNFDDSRKIGEGGYGSVYFGILGEKEVAIKKMRSNKSKEFLAELKVLCKIHHINVVELLGFASGEDHLYLIYEFVSNGSLSEHLHDPLLKGHQPLSWTARAQIALDAAKGIEYIHDHTKERYVHRDIKTTNILLDKGLRAKVADFGLAKLVGRTNDDDFIATRLVGTPGYLPPESVKELHVTTKTDVFAFGVVLAELITGKRALMRDNRETNKMKSLITVITKVFEEEDPEGALVSVRDGSLRDSYPIDDLYKMAEVSYWCLSEDPNNRPEIREVVDSLARIVMSSIEWEASLGGSSQVFSGVFDGR is encoded by the exons ATGGCTTCACAGAATCAGGTTTTTCTCCTTCTTGTCTTCATCTCATCTTTGGTCCACATGATCCTCGCTCTTCCTCCAAATCAATCAAACGAGATCCCTTTTACTTGCTCTAAACAATCTAAGCCATGCAATTCTATACTCTATCAAAACAATGATCTCTCTGCAAGTAATATATCTTTGCTTTATTCGGTGGATACATCACATATTAAAACCATAGGTCAAGGAGACCACCTTATAACTGTCCCGTGTTCTTGCCAAAATGTGAACAACACAGTTGCATACTTTTATGATACAACCTATTTAATAAAGCTAGATGATACATTCCTGGAAGTTTCTAATCAGTTTTATAGTGGGCAAGCTTGGGAGATTGGAAATGAAGGTCGAAACTTTACAGCTGACACAAATGCAACTATGCATTTATTGTGTGCGTGTACAGAGGCAGATACTCAAGTTATGGTTACGTATACAGTAGAGCAACATGATACACTTTCGGATATTGCTAGCCGACTTTCAGCTGAAGTGGATGAGATCGAGAGTGTTAATAATGGTTTGATTAAGAAAGCGGGGTTCATAGAGGCTGGTTGGGTCCTGTTTGTTCCTATGTATAAGAATGGAGCTCCATCACTAAAATCAAAGAAAg CTTCGTCAGGAAAGGATCACAAGTGGGCAATTGTATTTGGTGTACTCTTAGCAGTCGTTGCACTTCTATTATGTGTGTCATTCATATTGTTCATGAAGCGAAGAAGATCCCAGCAACACGACAATGAGAGCGTAAAAGCTGTATCTAAAACTACGAGTTTTCGTAAATCAGGTCCCATGCATACCCGATACCTGAGTAAAGAAAATATAGAAG gTATCACAGGTTTTGACACAGAAAGACCGTTAGTATATGATCTTGATGAGATAGCTGAAGCCACAAATAATTTCGATGATAGCAGGAAAATTGGAGAAGGTGGATATGGGAGTGTATATTTCGGTATATTAGGAGAAAAG GAGGTTGCCATAAAGAAAATGAGATCCAACAAGTCAAAAGAATTTTTAGCAGAACTCAAAGTTTTGTGCAAGATTCATCATATTAATGTG GTGGAGTTATTGGGATTTGCCAGTGGAGAAGACCATTTGTACTTGATCTATGAATTCGTTTCAAATGGATCTTTAAGTGAGCATCTTCATGACCCTTTACTCAAAG GTCACCAGCCATTATCTTGGACTGCAAGAGCACAGATCGCGTTGGATGCTGCAAAGGGTATCGAGTATATTCATGATCACACAAAGGAGCGGTATGTACACCGTGATATAAAGACGACTAACATACTACTTGATAAAGGCCTACGTGCAAAG GTTGCAGATTTTGGTTTGGCAAAGCTTGTTGGGAGGacaaatgatgatgattttataGCAACTCGCCTTGTTGGAACCCCAGGATATCTTCCTCCAGA GTCAGTCAAAGAATTGCATGTAACTACAAAAACCGATGTTTTTGCATTTGGAGTGGTTCTAGCGGAGCTTATTACTGGAAAGCGTGCTCTTATGCGTGACAATCGTGAGACCAACAAGATGAAATCACTCATAACAGTT ATAACCAAAgtatttgaagaagaagatccgGAAGGTGCACTAGTATCTGTTAGAGATGGTAGCCTCAGGGACAGTTATCCTATTGACGATCTTTATAAG ATGGCTGAAGTTTCGTATTGGTGTCTAAGTGAAGACCCAAATAATAGACCAGAAATACGAGAAGTAGTGGATTCTTTAGCTCGAATTGTGATGTCTTCCATCGAATGGGAAGCATCATTGGGAGGGAGTAGCCAAGTTTTTAGTGGTGTATTCGATGGGCGATAA